AAGCAGATCAGGGCGTCCAGGCCGGAGAAAGCCTCGCTGAAGGCGCGGTAGTGGCGCTCCAGGGTGGCCTGGGAGTAGACGTAGGCGGGGGTGCCCACCTGCTCGACGATTTGGCTGAGCGGCACGTCTTCGGCGTGAAGCTGGCCTTGCTTATAAGAAAAGTGGTGCATGATATTATTCGGCCGCAAACCTAAGGGGTTCGTGTCAATGATCGGGTCTTGCAAGTTTTCGCTTATCAGGGGGCGGGCCCGCGGGGCCCGGATTCATGCGGGCAGCTATGCCGCCACGGCAGGCAACCGGGACCAACGCGCGGGCTTGCGTTTGCCCTTAACCGCGCTCTTGATGTTGATCCGGCTCCAGCCCATGATCGACTCGCTGTTTGGTGAAGGGACCAGTCGGAGCTCGTCCCGTGCGGCCGCCAAGCGCGGCTCCAGATAACTTCCCTTAAATTGGCCCTTTTGTCAAGACTGGCCGGGCCCCGAAAAAGGGGACCCGGCCAAGTTTTTACCTAAAACCAGCGGTCAGCTAGGGAAGGTGCACTATATCCAGCACCTCGCTGAATTGGCTCTCGTTGCCCGCCTCGTCCACCGTGGTGATGCGGTAATAGTAGGCCTTCTCGGGCTTGACGCCCTTGTCCACGTACACGTTCTCCACCAACAGGGACTCGTTGACCTTGGTCCAGGGGCCGGTCTTGCCCTTGCGGTATACGTAGTAGCCCGCCACGTCGGCCGAGGCGCTGGGGGTGAAGCGCAGGTAGATGCCCTCCTTGGCGCTGGCCGCGGCCAGGTCGCTGGGCGGCGCGGGCGGTGTCTTGTCAGTGGGCTTAACCTGGGCCCAGGCGCTGCCCACCCCGGGCAGGTTCTTGTCCTTGTAGCCGCGCACCGCGTGCACCCGGTAGGAATACTGCGCGCCGTTGGTCACGGTCTTGTCGGTGAGGGCGGGCTTGGTCAGGGGGCGCTCGTTGAGCTGCTTGGTGCCGTCGGGGCCCTTGCGCATCACGATGTAGCCCGCGATGTCGGTGAGGGTCTTGCCGTCGGCCGAGAGCTTCACCTCGTCCCAGGCCAGCACCACCTGGCCGTCGCCGGGGGCCGCGCTCAGGCTGGCCGGGGCGGCGGCTGGCAGTAGGCGGGGCATTCGGACCAGGGGCGACCTGCCGCTAGCGCGTCCCGCCGCGTCGATGAGCACCACCTGATACAGGGCCTCCTGGTTCACCGGGGCGCTGCGGTCCAGATACACGAAACGACCGCCTTCCTGCGCGCTGGCCTGGCCCTTTTTCTGGGGCTTGGCCGGCAGGTCGAAGCGGTGGTACTTGCGCAGATTGGGCGGGCACGGCGGACAGGCGGGGTCGCCGGTCAGGGGCAGATAGCCGTAGTACAGGCGGATTTCCTCGACGGCCCGGGCGGGGGTGGGCGCGCCGGGCACGCTGAAGCTCACTTGCATGCCCTCGGCCACCGGCTTTACCTCTATGTTGCCCGGAGCCACGGGAGCCAACTGGCTTGAGGGCGTGGGCGGAGCCTTGACCCCGCAGCCCCCGGCCAGAAGGGCCGCCGAGATAATCAACAGAATTGCCGCTAAGCTGAGCCTTCTGGCCATAACCGCTTCCTCGCCTCCTCTAGGGCTGCTTCCACGTTTTGGCGGGCGGTGCCGCCGGGCGATATGCGCCGGTCCACGGCCCGGACCGGATCCAAGGCCTGTTTTAACCCGACTCCCAGCTCGACCTCAAGCCCTTCGCACAACCGGGCGTGATCTTCCTCGCCCAGGTCCTCCAGGGTGCACACCCTTTCCTCGGCCAGGCGCACCGCCTTGCCCGCCACCTCGTGGGCCACCCGGAAGGGCACCCCCTGGGCGGCCAGGTAGTCGGCCAGCTCGGTAGCGTTGAGGAAGCCGTGCCCCACGGCCAGCTCCATGCGCGAGGCGTTGACGTGCATGGTGGAGATCATGGGGGCCATGACCAGCAGGCAGTCCATCACCGTGTCGAACGCGTCGAACACCGGCTCCTTGTCCTCCTGCAGGTCCTTGTTGTAGGCCAGGGGCAGACCCTTGAGCACGGTCATCAGCGCGATCAAATCTCCCATCACGCGGCCGGTCTTGCCCCGCACCAGCTCGGCGGCGTCGGGGTTCTTCTTCTGGGGCATGATGGAGCTGCCGGTGGCAAAGGCGTCGCTCAGGCTGATGAAGCCGAACTCCTGGCTGGACCAGAGCACCAGCTCTTCGGCCAGGCGCGACAAATGCACCTGCACCAGGCTGAGCACGAAGAGGAACTCGGCCGCGAAGTCGCGGTCGCTCACCGCGTCCAGGGAGTTGTTGAACACCGCGCCGAAGCCCAGCTCCCGGGCCACCGAGGCTGGGTCCAGCTTGAAGCTGGTGCCCGCCAAGGCGGCCGCGCCCAGGGGCAAGACCGCCGCGCGGCCCAGGCACCCGGCCAGACGCTCGCGGTCGCGCCAGGCCATCTCCACGTAGGCCAGGAGATGGTGGGCCAACAAAACCGGCTGGGCCCGCTGCAAGTGGGTGTAGCCGGGCATGATGGTGGTGGTGTGCTCGCCGGCCACCTCCACCAAGGCCCGCTGGAAGCCGATCAACGCGCTATCCAGCTCGCGGCCCGCGTCCATGATCCACAGGCGCAGGTCCGTGGCCACCTGGTCGTTGCGGCTACGGGCGGTGTGCAGCCGTCCGGCCGCCTCGCCGATGATCTCCTTGAGGCGCATCTCCACGTGGGTGTGAATGTCCTCCAGGGAGTCGGACCAGGCCATCTGCCCGGCCTCGATCTCGGCGCGCACCTGCTCCAGCCCGGCGATGATCTTTTCAGCGTCGGCCTGGCTCAAGACCTCTTGCCGGGCCAGCATGGCCGCGTGGGCCTGGGAGCCCCGGATGTCCTGCAAATAAAGGCGGCGGTCCACCCCGATGGAGGCGTTGATGCGCTCCATGAGCTGGTGGGGTCCCTCGCCGAAGCGTCCGCCCCAGAGCCTTTTGCCTTTATCGTCA
This region of Desulfarculaceae bacterium genomic DNA includes:
- the argH gene encoding argininosuccinate lyase is translated as MADDKGKRLWGGRFGEGPHQLMERINASIGVDRRLYLQDIRGSQAHAAMLARQEVLSQADAEKIIAGLEQVRAEIEAGQMAWSDSLEDIHTHVEMRLKEIIGEAAGRLHTARSRNDQVATDLRLWIMDAGRELDSALIGFQRALVEVAGEHTTTIMPGYTHLQRAQPVLLAHHLLAYVEMAWRDRERLAGCLGRAAVLPLGAAALAGTSFKLDPASVARELGFGAVFNNSLDAVSDRDFAAEFLFVLSLVQVHLSRLAEELVLWSSQEFGFISLSDAFATGSSIMPQKKNPDAAELVRGKTGRVMGDLIALMTVLKGLPLAYNKDLQEDKEPVFDAFDTVMDCLLVMAPMISTMHVNASRMELAVGHGFLNATELADYLAAQGVPFRVAHEVAGKAVRLAEERVCTLEDLGEEDHARLCEGLEVELGVGLKQALDPVRAVDRRISPGGTARQNVEAALEEARKRLWPEGSA